A genome region from Planctomycetota bacterium includes the following:
- a CDS encoding aminotransferase class V-fold PLP-dependent enzyme, protein MRDITDLAQQWSLAPGVTYLNHGSFGPAPRPVIEARQNWFRELERNPVDFYVRRLAGLLADVRERLGRFVGCSGNDLILVDNATWGMNLVAASVPLAAGDEVLLTNHEYGAVERIWERRCREVGVTLVIQPLPNPLGDVDRLVSQLFAAASPRTRLLVVSHITSPTAVILPIEAICREARRRGIAVCVDGPHALLQAPVNIAALDCDYYLASCHKWLCAPLGTGMMYVHPRVHAQIRPVILSWGRQFPGNAEPGLNDEFTWLGTRDPSGFLTIPAAIEFMEAAGVERFREHSHALAQQARRLLRPVTGIEPLVPDDSAWYGSMVAMPLPDGDGRRLQRALWERYQIEVPITRWRGGRLIRPSCHFYTKGEQLELLASSLAVLLAEGL, encoded by the coding sequence CACGGATTTGGCCCAGCAGTGGTCGCTCGCCCCGGGCGTGACGTATCTGAATCACGGCTCGTTCGGGCCGGCGCCGCGACCGGTGATCGAAGCGCGGCAGAACTGGTTCCGGGAGCTTGAGCGGAACCCGGTCGATTTCTATGTCCGCCGGCTAGCTGGCTTGTTAGCCGACGTGCGCGAACGCTTGGGGCGGTTCGTCGGCTGCTCGGGCAACGATCTGATTCTGGTTGACAACGCGACCTGGGGGATGAACCTTGTCGCGGCCAGCGTGCCGCTCGCGGCGGGCGACGAAGTGTTGTTGACTAACCATGAATATGGCGCGGTCGAGCGGATTTGGGAGCGACGCTGTCGTGAGGTAGGAGTCACGCTCGTCATCCAGCCGCTGCCGAATCCTTTGGGCGATGTCGATCGGCTTGTCTCACAGTTGTTCGCGGCTGCGAGCCCCCGGACTCGATTGCTGGTGGTCAGTCACATCACGAGTCCGACGGCGGTGATCCTGCCGATCGAGGCGATCTGCCGCGAGGCGCGGCGGCGGGGAATTGCGGTCTGTGTCGATGGTCCGCACGCCCTGCTGCAAGCGCCGGTCAACATCGCGGCGCTCGATTGCGACTATTATCTGGCCAGTTGCCACAAATGGCTCTGTGCCCCGCTAGGCACCGGGATGATGTACGTCCATCCGCGGGTTCACGCGCAGATACGGCCGGTGATTCTGAGCTGGGGACGCCAGTTCCCGGGGAACGCCGAGCCGGGGTTGAACGACGAGTTCACCTGGCTCGGTACACGCGATCCGTCGGGCTTTTTGACGATTCCGGCGGCGATCGAGTTCATGGAAGCGGCCGGCGTCGAGCGGTTCCGCGAACATTCGCACGCGCTCGCGCAGCAGGCCCGGCGGTTGTTGCGCCCCGTGACCGGCATCGAGCCGCTCGTGCCGGATGACTCGGCGTGGTATGGCAGTATGGTGGCGATGCCGCTGCCCGACGGTGACGGCCGGCGGTTGCAACGGGCGCTGTGGGAACGCTATCAGATCGAAGTGCCGATCACACGCTGGCGTGGGGGGCGGCTGATTCGACCTTCGTGCCACTTCTATACCAAGGGTGAGCAGTTGGAGTTGCTGGCTTCGAGCTTGGCTGTGTTGCTGGCCGAAGGGCTTTGA
- a CDS encoding sulfatase-like hydrolase/transferase, which yields MKCGRCCLLVAVVLGLLNAAALAAERPNVVIIVTDDQGYSDLGCYGARDLKTPRIDRMASEGTRFTSFYVAQPVCTASRTALLTGCYPNRVSMAGALNHKSTVGVARDEVLLSELFKRQGYATAIYGKWHLGHLPPFLPTRRGFDEFAGIPYSNDNGPLHPVVRDVPALPWYENDKVTELDADQNQFTRRLTARAVDFIGRSKDQPFFLYLPHIMPHVPVHASAGFQGRSGRGLYGDAIEELDWSVGQVLDALKANGIDDRTLVIYFSDNGPFLSYGNHAGSAGVLREGKLTTFEGGVRVPCIARWPGHVPASRVCDELVCSMDLFASLSRMIDAPLPERKTDGQDMRPLLFGAPGAREREEFWYYSGDELHAVRVGQWKLHVPHEYLTVAAEPGRDGKPSNFANMKPLGIEQSGIRGIASRHGYRVEPIELSLYDLATDPGETRNVASQHTEVVARLMQAVDRARADLGDSLMGKKGPGMRPCGKEEGLGARD from the coding sequence ATGAAATGCGGTCGTTGCTGTTTGTTGGTTGCGGTTGTGTTGGGTTTGCTGAATGCGGCGGCCCTGGCGGCGGAGCGGCCGAATGTGGTCATTATTGTCACTGACGATCAGGGGTATAGCGACTTGGGCTGTTATGGCGCGCGGGATCTCAAGACGCCGCGGATCGATCGGATGGCCAGCGAAGGAACGCGGTTTACCAGCTTCTATGTAGCCCAGCCGGTGTGTACTGCGTCGCGAACCGCGCTGTTGACCGGGTGCTATCCGAATCGGGTCAGCATGGCCGGTGCTTTGAATCACAAGAGCACCGTCGGCGTCGCCCGCGACGAAGTGCTGCTCAGCGAGCTGTTCAAGCGGCAGGGGTACGCGACCGCGATCTATGGCAAATGGCACCTGGGGCATCTGCCGCCGTTCTTGCCCACGCGACGCGGCTTTGATGAGTTCGCCGGCATTCCGTACTCGAACGACAACGGGCCGCTGCATCCGGTAGTGCGCGACGTGCCCGCGTTGCCCTGGTACGAGAATGATAAGGTCACCGAATTGGACGCTGACCAGAATCAATTCACGCGGCGGTTGACCGCGCGGGCGGTCGATTTCATCGGCCGGAGCAAGGACCAGCCGTTCTTTCTCTATCTGCCACACATCATGCCGCACGTGCCAGTTCACGCCTCGGCCGGGTTTCAGGGCCGGAGCGGTCGCGGGCTGTACGGCGACGCGATCGAGGAGCTCGATTGGTCGGTCGGCCAGGTGCTCGACGCGCTGAAGGCCAACGGGATCGACGACCGGACGCTGGTGATTTACTTCTCGGACAACGGGCCGTTCCTCAGTTATGGCAATCACGCGGGCTCGGCGGGAGTGCTGCGGGAAGGGAAACTGACGACGTTCGAGGGGGGCGTGCGCGTGCCGTGCATCGCCCGCTGGCCCGGGCACGTACCGGCTAGTCGTGTGTGTGACGAGCTGGTTTGCTCGATGGACTTGTTTGCTTCGTTGTCGCGGATGATTGATGCGCCGTTGCCTGAGCGCAAGACTGACGGGCAAGATATGCGTCCGTTGTTATTTGGCGCGCCTGGCGCCCGGGAACGCGAGGAGTTCTGGTATTACTCGGGGGACGAGTTGCACGCGGTTCGAGTTGGCCAGTGGAAGCTGCACGTGCCGCACGAGTATCTGACGGTGGCGGCTGAGCCAGGGCGCGACGGCAAGCCGTCGAACTTCGCCAACATGAAGCCGCTGGGGATCGAGCAGTCGGGCATCCGCGGCATCGCCAGCCGGCATGGCTACCGCGTCGAGCCAATCGAGCTGTCGTTGTACGACCTGGCTACCGATCCTGGCGAGACACGGAACGTGGCTTCGCAGCACACGGAAGTCGTTGCTCGGCTAATGCAGGCGGTCGATCGCGCCCGGGCCGACTTGGGGGATTCGCTGATGGGTAAGAAGGGGCCGGGCATGAGGCCGTGCGGGAAAGAAGAGGGGCTAGGGGCGAGGGATTAG
- a CDS encoding carboxymuconolactone decarboxylase family protein has product MTTRARYFQLNQPAVDALAAVNPHLGSIDPKLRALVELRVSQINGCVYCVDLHSNQLRSHGETQQRIDCLAVWHESKFYTDAERTALDWAESLTHVSHTRAPDATYEALMPYYSEQQIVDLTLIISLMNAWNRIAVGHRQLPGKRG; this is encoded by the coding sequence ATGACTACCCGCGCCAGGTATTTTCAATTGAACCAGCCGGCCGTCGATGCTTTGGCCGCGGTGAATCCGCACTTGGGGAGCATCGACCCGAAGCTGCGGGCGTTGGTCGAGCTGCGGGTGTCGCAAATCAACGGTTGCGTCTATTGCGTCGATCTGCACTCGAATCAATTGCGCTCTCACGGCGAGACGCAGCAGCGAATTGATTGCCTGGCGGTCTGGCACGAGAGTAAGTTTTACACTGATGCCGAACGGACGGCGCTCGACTGGGCTGAGTCGTTGACCCATGTGTCGCACACGCGGGCGCCGGACGCGACGTACGAGGCGCTCATGCCGTACTATTCCGAGCAGCAGATCGTCGATCTGACGCTGATCATTTCGCTGATGAACGCCTGGAATCGCATTGCCGTCGGCCACCGACAGTTGCCAGGGAAGCGAGGGTAA
- a CDS encoding prepilin-type N-terminal cleavage/methylation domain-containing protein, with the protein MKKNVSRKSGFTLVEILIVVVIMAILAATVVPQFSNSTGDAKTGTARFNLNTLRSQIELYKSQHNGAMPTQAMTELISSTNNTGTIGTGANFPYGPYIQTIPMNPYTNSNTVVAAGANPPTATVSGAGWLFDLTSGKIWINDTTTPFANQ; encoded by the coding sequence ATGAAGAAGAATGTCAGTCGGAAGTCGGGTTTCACTCTGGTCGAAATCCTGATCGTCGTGGTGATCATGGCCATCCTGGCCGCCACCGTGGTTCCTCAGTTCTCGAACTCGACCGGCGACGCCAAGACCGGCACCGCTCGGTTCAACCTGAACACCCTCCGTTCGCAGATCGAGCTGTACAAGTCGCAGCACAACGGCGCCATGCCCACCCAGGCCATGACCGAGTTGATCAGCAGCACGAACAACACGGGCACGATTGGCACCGGCGCCAACTTCCCATACGGGCCGTACATCCAGACCATTCCGATGAACCCGTACACTAACAGCAACACCGTCGTGGCCGCTGGCGCCAACCCGCCGACCGCCACGGTCTCGGGTGCTGGCTGGTTGTTCGACCTGACCAGCGGCAAGATTTGGATCAACGACACAACCACGCCGTTTGCCAACCAATAA
- a CDS encoding redox-sensing transcriptional repressor Rex, producing the protein MGDSRGKSAGQGAEGDVPKAVVNRISLYLRELHHLVRDGHETTSSSQLGQLLGFSDAQVRKDLAYFGHFGYPGIGYRCDELISAIKRILGTDQQWPAALVGVGNLGRALLGYKGFQQRGFRIVAAFDTDPRKVGTEVEGVRVYGLDRLTEIAKANQIALGLLAVPAAMAQPVADQLVAVGVQGILNFAPVTIALPEHVGLVSVDLAIELEQLAFSVANRASHGQGTESAEGAADEGESPKTS; encoded by the coding sequence ATGGGTGATTCGCGAGGCAAATCGGCTGGGCAGGGGGCCGAAGGCGATGTCCCCAAGGCAGTCGTCAATCGGATCAGCCTCTATCTGCGCGAACTGCATCACCTGGTCCGAGACGGCCACGAGACGACCAGCAGCAGCCAACTGGGCCAGTTGCTCGGCTTTTCCGACGCCCAGGTTCGCAAGGATTTGGCCTATTTCGGCCACTTTGGCTATCCAGGCATCGGCTACCGCTGCGACGAGCTGATCTCGGCCATCAAGCGGATTCTAGGGACCGATCAGCAATGGCCTGCCGCCCTGGTCGGCGTCGGCAACCTGGGCCGCGCCCTACTGGGGTACAAAGGGTTCCAGCAGCGAGGCTTTCGCATCGTCGCGGCCTTCGACACGGACCCTCGCAAGGTCGGTACCGAGGTGGAAGGAGTCCGGGTCTACGGGCTCGACCGGCTGACCGAAATCGCCAAGGCCAATCAAATCGCGCTCGGACTGCTGGCCGTGCCGGCCGCCATGGCCCAGCCGGTTGCCGACCAGTTGGTCGCCGTCGGCGTGCAGGGAATTCTGAACTTCGCTCCGGTGACGATTGCCTTGCCCGAACACGTCGGCCTGGTGTCGGTCGACTTGGCGATCGAGTTGGAACAACTGGCATTCTCAGTCGCCAATCGCGCTTCGCACGGTCAAGGAACCGAGTCGGCCGAAGGGGCCGCCGACGAAGGCGAATCGCCGAAGACTTCGTAG
- the rpsB gene encoding 30S ribosomal protein S2, producing MPLGAAARIVFGPTQPGWNVDDRRVTHRCHLHVALACIESRLIVPSRRARAREEFPLSTVLVKQLIEAGVHFGHRASRWNPKMRPYIYGRRNLIHIIDVRETVRGLIRARKYLSQVAAQQGLILFVGCKRQAAETVQRESERCNMAYVNDRWLGGTLTNFRTIRSRLTRLEQLEDMRKTEEILKYSKKMQSALNREYRKMFRNLNGIRSMNRLPECMVVIDPRKEKNAISEARKLGITTLALIDTDCDPDLVDLPIPGNDDSIRSIEIVMQQLANAVIEGKQNSKDLMPASHTAAYVSPEGADKDAE from the coding sequence ATGCCACTCGGCGCTGCCGCTCGAATTGTCTTCGGGCCGACGCAGCCTGGGTGGAATGTCGACGATCGCCGTGTGACGCATCGCTGCCACTTGCACGTGGCACTGGCGTGCATCGAATCGCGATTGATCGTTCCAAGCCGGCGTGCCAGAGCACGCGAGGAGTTCCCTTTGTCAACGGTTCTTGTCAAGCAATTGATCGAAGCAGGCGTCCACTTTGGCCATCGCGCCAGTCGCTGGAACCCGAAGATGCGGCCCTATATCTATGGTCGCCGCAACCTGATCCACATCATCGACGTCCGCGAAACGGTGCGCGGACTGATTCGCGCCCGCAAGTACCTTTCGCAGGTCGCGGCTCAGCAAGGTCTGATTCTGTTCGTCGGCTGCAAGCGCCAGGCGGCCGAGACCGTGCAGCGCGAGTCCGAGCGCTGCAACATGGCCTATGTGAACGACCGCTGGCTGGGCGGCACGTTGACCAACTTCCGCACGATTCGCAGCCGGTTGACTCGTCTCGAGCAGCTCGAAGATATGCGCAAGACGGAAGAGATTCTGAAGTACTCCAAGAAGATGCAATCGGCGTTGAATCGTGAATATCGCAAGATGTTCCGCAACCTGAACGGCATCCGCTCGATGAACCGGTTGCCCGAGTGCATGGTCGTCATCGACCCGCGCAAGGAAAAGAACGCCATCAGCGAAGCCCGCAAGTTGGGCATCACGACCTTGGCGTTGATCGACACCGACTGCGACCCCGACTTGGTCGATCTGCCGATCCCAGGCAACGACGACAGCATCCGTTCGATCGAAATCGTGATGCAGCAACTGGCGAACGCGGTGATCGAAGGCAAGCAGAACTCCAAGGATCTGATGCCGGCCAGCCACACGGCGGCCTACGTCAGCCCCGAAGGCGCCGATAAGGACGCCGAGTAA
- the tsf gene encoding translation elongation factor Ts, giving the protein MADVSAAAVKELRELTGLPMMDCKQALTETKGDKDAAVTLLRERNKKVQETRLGRDTEFGRIGVYADDKVGALVELMCESAPVATSPDFKTFANDLAQQLAKGPGAKTAEELLKQPSPRKPGMTLGEEKDEMFSRIREVFKLGRVMRVTGPAVGYVHATGDLGSLVQYEGSDPAVVRDVAMHIVAQSPTAVRREDLDPAEVQKEKDFQTEQARKEGKPDNIIQKMIEGRMRNFYAARVLIDQPFVKDETQTVGKVLDAAKTQVKQFANWKLGKA; this is encoded by the coding sequence ATGGCAGACGTTTCCGCGGCCGCGGTCAAGGAATTGCGCGAATTGACCGGCCTTCCCATGATGGATTGCAAGCAGGCGTTGACCGAAACCAAGGGTGACAAGGACGCCGCCGTCACGTTGCTGCGCGAGCGCAACAAGAAGGTCCAAGAGACCCGCCTGGGCCGCGACACTGAGTTCGGCCGCATTGGCGTGTACGCCGACGACAAAGTTGGCGCGCTGGTCGAGCTGATGTGCGAAAGCGCTCCGGTGGCCACCAGCCCTGACTTCAAGACCTTTGCCAACGACCTGGCCCAGCAACTGGCCAAGGGCCCGGGCGCCAAGACGGCTGAAGAACTGCTGAAGCAGCCCTCGCCCCGCAAACCTGGCATGACCCTGGGCGAAGAAAAAGATGAAATGTTCAGTCGCATTCGCGAGGTGTTCAAGCTCGGGCGCGTGATGCGCGTGACGGGTCCGGCCGTGGGCTATGTCCACGCCACCGGCGACCTGGGCTCGCTCGTCCAATATGAAGGGAGCGACCCGGCCGTCGTGCGCGACGTGGCCATGCACATCGTCGCCCAAAGCCCCACCGCCGTCCGCCGCGAAGACCTGGACCCGGCCGAAGTTCAAAAAGAAAAGGACTTCCAGACCGAGCAGGCCCGCAAGGAGGGCAAGCCTGACAACATCATCCAGAAGATGATCGAAGGGCGGATGCGGAACTTCTACGCGGCCCGCGTGCTGATCGACCAGCCGTTCGTCAAGGACGAGACGCAAACGGTTGGCAAGGTGCTGGACGCCGCCAAGACCCAGGTCAAGCAGTTCGCCAATTGGAAGCTCGGCAAGGCCTAA
- a CDS encoding UMP kinase, translating into MSNPGPADSEKQRRVVLKLSGECFCQPGGRGIAMDAVLHIAKQTHRAIQGGTQMAIVIGGGNILRGAQFTSSNSCVQEATAHYMGMLATVINGLALQDALESLGCETRLSSAIRMDGVAEPYIRRRARRHLEKGRIVILAAGTGSPFVTTDTAAAQRALELDADILLKATRVDGVYSDDPEKNPHAVLYSELSYNAVREQNLRVMDPTAITQCMEHEMPILVFNYRKEGNIEKAVSGERIGTIISSSVTALA; encoded by the coding sequence ATGAGCAATCCCGGACCCGCAGACTCCGAGAAGCAGCGTCGCGTCGTGTTGAAGTTGTCGGGCGAATGCTTTTGTCAGCCCGGCGGACGTGGCATCGCCATGGACGCCGTGTTGCACATCGCCAAGCAGACCCATCGCGCCATCCAAGGCGGCACCCAGATGGCCATTGTCATCGGCGGCGGCAATATCCTGCGCGGCGCGCAGTTCACCTCGTCGAACTCCTGTGTCCAGGAAGCCACGGCCCATTACATGGGCATGTTGGCCACGGTGATCAACGGCTTGGCGCTGCAAGACGCCTTGGAATCGCTGGGTTGCGAAACGCGCTTGTCGTCGGCCATTCGCATGGATGGCGTGGCCGAGCCGTACATTCGCCGCCGCGCCCGCCGGCACCTGGAAAAAGGCCGCATCGTGATCCTGGCCGCTGGCACCGGCAGTCCCTTCGTCACCACCGACACGGCGGCAGCGCAGCGGGCGCTGGAACTTGACGCCGATATTCTGCTCAAGGCCACCCGCGTCGACGGCGTGTACAGCGACGATCCGGAAAAGAACCCGCACGCGGTCCTGTACAGCGAGCTCAGTTACAATGCGGTTCGCGAGCAAAACCTGCGGGTCATGGACCCGACCGCGATTACCCAGTGCATGGAGCACGAAATGCCGATCTTGGTGTTCAACTACCGCAAGGAAGGGAACATCGAAAAGGCCGTGAGCGGCGAACGGATCGGTACGATCATCAGCAGCAGCGTGACCGCACTGGCCTAG
- the frr gene encoding ribosome recycling factor — MSADDILLDVEERMEKALDVLKHNLAGIRTGRANPGLVDSLRVEAYGSPTPIKQLASISAPEPTQIVVRPFDPGTIKDIEKAILASGLGLTPQSDGRVIRLNMPALSTETRRKLVARIKELSEEAKVAVRNVRRDGNKAADQEEKDSTLAEDDCEKLKEEIQELTKKFEAKAGDLAKAKETEVMED, encoded by the coding sequence ATGAGCGCTGACGACATTCTGCTCGACGTCGAAGAACGGATGGAAAAGGCCCTGGATGTGCTGAAGCACAACCTGGCGGGCATTCGCACCGGCCGGGCCAACCCGGGCCTGGTCGATTCGCTGCGCGTCGAGGCCTATGGCTCGCCGACACCGATCAAGCAATTGGCCAGCATCTCGGCCCCCGAGCCCACGCAGATCGTCGTGCGCCCCTTCGACCCGGGCACGATCAAGGACATCGAGAAAGCGATCCTGGCCAGTGGCCTGGGCCTGACGCCGCAAAGCGACGGCCGTGTGATTCGCCTGAACATGCCGGCCCTCTCGACCGAAACACGCCGCAAGTTGGTGGCGCGGATCAAGGAACTGAGCGAGGAAGCCAAGGTCGCGGTTCGCAACGTCCGTCGCGATGGCAACAAAGCCGCCGACCAGGAAGAGAAGGACAGCACCCTGGCCGAGGACGATTGCGAGAAGCTCAAGGAAGAGATTCAGGAACTGACCAAGAAGTTCGAAGCCAAAGCCGGCGACCTGGCCAAAGCCAAAGAAACTGAAGTGATGGAAGACTAG
- a CDS encoding peptidylprolyl isomerase, whose translation MAERNQARVSLTTDERRTQRRLYWIAGGIGLVAVCMAVRVVWGPSAATAGAPGKQMPAVAAAPTNSPQTEEQKKSQVMAMVNGEKITRQQLADEALLHYGNEVLEALLNKTLILEACRKRGIQVEQTEVAAEVDRMAQRFGVATDQWLKMLKEERNITPEQYAKDIIWPTVALRKLAEQRVQPTEDEVRAAFDTQFGPAVQVRLIVVTELPKAREVLGQARSSPADFGELAKKYSEDVSSASAKGLIQPIRKNLGDVNLERVAFAMQEGEISDLIAVNNQFAILKCERQIPARATYEQILAERGKDRNDAVYRTLWEACRDKKMRQAAADIFGELQHESRLDVVWTDPVRRKQQPGVAATVGEKVITTAELADECVERNGTQTLEGAINRRLLEQAARRDKIEVSEQELDQEVARAAMSMGRLKPDGTPDVETWLKEVLEEQKTTVELYRRDSVWPSVVLRRLVEKKVEVSQEDLQRGYEANYGPRVRIRAIVFHGNQLRKAQEVWDMARSKPTLENFGDLAAEYSVEATSRVLRGEVPPVQKWGGQPVLEREAFALKSGEISGVFQLGDKWVIVYCEGETKPVDARMDEVRQLLIADVAEKKLRNAMAQEFSHLQESSSIDNFLTHTSRSPNKGQSIDSIVGQGAPVPTRDSEVRPAAATAPLTNRR comes from the coding sequence ATGGCCGAACGGAATCAAGCTCGCGTTTCTCTCACAACTGACGAGCGTCGCACGCAGCGGCGTCTGTACTGGATCGCCGGCGGCATCGGTCTGGTGGCCGTGTGCATGGCCGTTCGAGTCGTGTGGGGGCCCAGCGCCGCCACGGCCGGCGCGCCGGGCAAGCAAATGCCGGCGGTCGCGGCCGCGCCGACGAACTCGCCGCAGACCGAAGAACAAAAGAAGTCGCAAGTCATGGCGATGGTGAACGGCGAAAAGATCACCCGCCAGCAACTGGCCGACGAGGCCTTGCTGCACTACGGCAACGAAGTCCTCGAAGCCTTGCTGAACAAGACGCTCATTCTCGAAGCCTGCCGCAAGCGGGGCATTCAAGTCGAACAGACCGAAGTTGCCGCCGAAGTCGATCGCATGGCCCAGCGGTTTGGCGTGGCCACCGATCAATGGCTGAAGATGTTGAAGGAAGAGCGGAACATCACGCCCGAGCAATACGCCAAGGACATCATCTGGCCGACCGTCGCCTTGCGTAAGTTGGCCGAGCAGCGCGTGCAGCCGACCGAGGACGAAGTCCGCGCGGCCTTTGACACCCAGTTTGGTCCCGCGGTCCAGGTTCGCCTGATCGTCGTCACCGAGTTGCCCAAGGCCCGCGAAGTGCTGGGGCAGGCCCGGTCTAGCCCGGCCGACTTTGGCGAATTGGCCAAGAAGTACTCCGAAGACGTCAGCAGCGCGAGCGCCAAAGGACTGATCCAGCCAATTCGCAAGAACCTGGGCGACGTCAATTTGGAACGCGTGGCCTTCGCGATGCAGGAAGGCGAAATCTCCGATCTGATCGCCGTGAATAACCAGTTCGCGATTTTGAAATGCGAGCGGCAGATTCCGGCTCGGGCGACCTACGAACAAATTCTGGCCGAGCGAGGCAAGGACCGCAACGACGCGGTTTACCGCACACTGTGGGAAGCTTGTCGCGACAAGAAGATGCGTCAGGCCGCTGCCGACATCTTTGGCGAACTGCAGCACGAATCGCGGCTGGACGTGGTCTGGACCGATCCGGTTCGCCGCAAGCAGCAACCCGGCGTGGCCGCCACGGTCGGTGAAAAGGTAATCACCACGGCCGAGTTGGCCGACGAATGCGTCGAGCGAAACGGCACGCAAACCCTCGAAGGGGCGATCAACCGCCGGCTGCTCGAACAAGCCGCCCGCCGCGACAAGATCGAAGTCTCGGAACAGGAACTCGACCAGGAGGTCGCCCGCGCCGCCATGTCGATGGGCCGCCTGAAGCCAGACGGCACGCCCGACGTCGAGACCTGGTTGAAGGAAGTCCTCGAAGAGCAAAAGACAACGGTTGAGCTTTACCGTCGCGATTCAGTTTGGCCGTCGGTGGTGCTCCGTCGCCTGGTCGAAAAGAAAGTCGAAGTGTCTCAGGAAGACCTGCAGCGGGGCTACGAGGCGAACTACGGCCCACGGGTGCGCATTCGCGCGATTGTCTTCCACGGCAACCAACTGCGCAAAGCGCAGGAAGTCTGGGACATGGCTCGCAGCAAGCCAACGCTGGAAAACTTTGGCGACCTGGCGGCGGAATATTCGGTCGAAGCCACGAGCCGCGTTTTGCGTGGTGAGGTTCCCCCGGTGCAAAAGTGGGGGGGCCAGCCGGTACTCGAGCGCGAAGCCTTCGCGCTGAAGTCGGGCGAAATCTCCGGCGTGTTCCAACTGGGTGACAAGTGGGTGATCGTCTATTGCGAAGGCGAGACCAAGCCGGTTGACGCACGGATGGATGAGGTCCGCCAATTGCTGATCGCCGACGTGGCGGAGAAGAAGCTTCGCAACGCGATGGCCCAGGAGTTCTCCCATTTACAGGAGAGTTCCTCGATCGACAACTTCCTGACCCACACGTCCCGTTCGCCCAACAAGGGCCAGAGCATCGACTCGATCGTGGGGCAGGGGGCGCCCGTTCCCACGCGCGATTCGGAAGTCCGCCCGGCGGCCGCCACGGCCCCGCTGACCAATCGCCGGTAG